TTGAGTTCGAAAGCGGCAAGTCGGCCAAGTCGGTCAAGTGTGTCTCGTTAGCCGAAGACCACCTTCACGACCACTTTCCCTATCTGCCGGTCATGCCTCATTCGCTCGTGATTGAAGGCATTGCCCAGACCGGTGGTTTGCTGGCTGGCGAAGTCTACGATTTCCGCGAACGTGTCGTGCTGGCAAAGGTCGCCAAGGCAACCTTCCACACCACGGCCCACCCTGGCGATCAGTTGACCTACAGCGTCACCATGAACGATATCCGCGAGAACGGGGCCTACGTCTCGGCAACCAGCCATGTGGGCGAAACGTTGCACGCGGAAGTCGAGATGTTCTTTGCCCATCTCAACGATAAAGACCAGGATCGCGACCTGTTCTTCCCGGCCGACCTGCTATCGATGCTGCGATTGCTCGGACTTTATAAGGTCGGCAAAGCGAAGGATGGCTCCCCGTTGCAGCCTCCCGAGTATATGATTCAAGCCGAAAACGAGCTTACCAAACCTCCTTCCGTGTCGTAGCTTACCGCGACGACGGAAAGACGGACGGCAGTTCGATTTCCGTAAGGTCCTCGATGGCACCCACCGAGATCGCCAATCGCTACCCGTTTCGACCAAACGTCTCAGGGTAAAATTGCCGATCACGCTTAGTAGAATAAACATCGCTGGCGGCTATCGGATCCCCGCTATCGAACCCTTTCGCAGGGACGCGACCTTGGCCCCTTGGGGCACGTTAAAATCGTATTTTCAGCTTGGCGGCCCACTTCTGGTCGCCAACTTTGCTTCCAGCGCGGAGAGAATCTTCTATGACTAGGCGAGTCGTTGTCACCGGTGTCGGCATGGTCAATCCCATGGGACACGATGTGGAAACGGTCTGGAAAGGCCTGAAAGAGGGTGCCTCGGGCGTTGGTTACACAACCGTCTTCGACGCCTCGAACTTCCCCACCAAGATCTCGGCCGAGGTCAAAGACTGGGACGTCTCGAAGTGTGGCGAGAAGATCGCCGATTGGGAGAAATCGGGACGCCATACCCGGTTCGCCATCGGTGCCGCCAAGCAGGCCGTTGAAGCCTCGGGCGTGATGGATGTCATCAAAGATCCAACTCGCTTTGGTGTTTACCTCGGTTGCGGCGAAGGGGACCAGGACTTCCACACGTTTACCAACATGGTGGTGGCTGCCATCAGCAGCGGTAACGGCGACTGGGACAAGTCGGCCTTCATCAAGAAGGGCCTGGCAACGCTCGATCCACGCCGCGAAATGGAACAAGACCCGAGCATGCCATGCGGTCACCTCGCATCGCTGTTCAACGCTCAAGGTCCCAACCTCAACTGCTTGACCGCTTGTGCTGCTTCCAGCCAGGCCATTGGCGAAGCTCGCGAGCTGATCAAGCGTGGTACGGTCGACGTGATGCTCTCGGGCGGTGCCCATAGCATGATCCATCCGTTCGGCGTCACCGGCTTCAACCTGCTGACGGCACTGTCAACTCGCAACGACGAGCCAACGCGGGCTTCGCGTCCGTTCGATCGCGAGCGCGACGGCTTCGTGCTGGGCGAAGGGGCCTCGATGGTCGTGCTCGAAGAGCTGGAGCATGCCAAGGCTCGTGGAGCGACCATCTACGGCGAAATCATCGGTTATGGTACGACTGCCGACGCGTTCCGTATCACCGACACCCATCCGGAAGGCCGCGGCGGTATTGCTTGCATGAAGATGGCGATGGCCGACGCCGGCATCACGCCAGAGCAGGTCAACTACGTCAATGCCCACGGCACCAGCACCACGGTGAACGACAAGGTCGAAACGCTGTGCTGCAAGGAAGCGTTCGGCGAACTGGCCAAGAAGATCCCGGTCTCCAGTACCAAGAGCATGATGGGGCATCTCATCGCTGCCGCTGGCGTGACCGAAGCGATCGTCTGCTTGATGGCCATCCGCGACAACGTTTTGCCGCCGACCATCAACTACGAAAACCCAGACGACAATTGCGATCTCGACTACGTCCCGAACGTTGCTCGCGAAGCGAAGGTCGACATCGCCCTGAACAATAGCTTCGGCTTCGGTGGTCAGAACATCACCCTCGCTTTGAGCCGCTTCAACGGCTAAAGCGTCCCGCGAAGCAGACAAGTTAATAAGGCCGCAGGTTGGCAACGACCTGCGGCCTTTTTTTGTCAATTTCGGCCTCTCGCGCGGGTGGGCTCCGAGTGTCTTTAGAATTGCCACCCAAATTCTCTGGTTTACCTCTCTTTTGCGGGTAAATGCTTCGCTAGAGGGGTGTCTAGCCAAATTATTCGGTTCCTCTTCTTTTGGTGCGGAAAGCCGCAAGGCGAACGCATGGTTCCGGGCTGCGATTTCCATGGACCTATCGACGATGGATTTATATAATCCACCGTCTATCCATCCCTTATACCCGCCTTTATTGCACCCCATCTTCCCTAAGAGGAGTTTCATCATGCTCCGGCCTATCTTCGGATGCCGCGCGAGTGGTGTCCTCATACTCGGTTTATCCCTGGTCTGCAGCCTCTCGGTGTCGCAGCTTCACGCCGCGAAACGCGCCGAAATGGACGCGGACTACTCCAAGAAGATCGTTCCCTTCATGCAGAGCTACTGCATGGACTGCCACTCCGGTGCGACGCCTGAGGCCGGACTCGATCTGGAAAAATTCCGCTCGCTGGAAGACGTCACCACCGTCGGCCGAAAAAAATGGTCCTCCGTGCTCGACATGTTGGTGAACGGAACCATGCCTCCGCGCGACTACGACCAGCCAGCTGTCGAAGAACTCCAGTCGGTTTTAACCTGGGTTCAGGATGCGTTATCGAGCATCGACTGTAGCAGCCCTGCCAACCCAGGTCGCGAGACCATTCGCCGGTTGAACCGTGTCGAATATCAAAACACGATCCGCGATCTGGTGGGGATCGATTACCAGGCAACCCAGTCGTTCCCCGCCGATGACGTCGGCTACGGTTTCGACAACATTGGCGATGTCCTGTCGACCTCGCCGCTGCTTTTTGAGAAGTTCTACGAAGCCGCCGACGAGATCGCGACCCGCGCCATCATCACCGATCGCGAGCAGCTCGTGCCGAAGCACGACTTGCCGTTGGCTCAGTTCAAGCTGAAGCAGGGAAATCCTTCCGGTCGTAACCTGACTTTCCCATCGAACAACACCGGCAGCTACGAACTCGACGTCGAGCCAGGCAGCTATACGGTCGCCATTTACGCCTACGCCAGCCAGTCAGGCAACGAGCCGGCGAAGATGGGCGTTCGGATTGGTAGCAAGACCTCGAAGACGTTCGCCGTCGAGAACACCACGCCGGATAGTCACCCCATGGAAATCAAGATGCGGGTGCCGAAGGGGAAGTTGCCGCTTGAAGTCGCGTTCTTGAACGACCACTACGATCCGGGCAATCCTGATCCACGTCGTCGCGATCGAAACTTGTTCATCAACCGCATCGAACTCCGCGGCCCCGACAGCAATCTCGACGCTCGCTATCCCGAGTCGCACAAGCGAATTATCTTCGTGCGACCAGGCGAACATGGTCTCGACGAACTTCAGGCCGCCCAGCAGGTGGTCGCTCGGTTCGCATCGCGAGCCTTCCGTCGCCCGGTGACTAACGGCGAGATGGAACGTCTGATGATTCTGTACGGCATGGCCAAGGAAGATGGACTTAACTACGAGGGAGCCATTCGCGAAGTGGTGGTTGGCATTCTGTGCTCGCCGAACTTCCTGTTCAAAGTGGAAGAAGACACCCAGGAAGGGACGCATGCTCTGGACGACTACCAGTTGGCGACCCGCTTAAGCTACTTCCTGTGGAGCACGATGCCCGACGAAGATCTGCTGCAACAGGCCTGGAAAGGAACATTGCGTCAGAACCTCGACGTTCAGATCACGCGGATGCTGGCCGACCCGAAGGCGAAGCAGCTTACCGAGAACTTCGCCGGGCAGTGGCTCGAGATGCGAAAGCTCGACATCGTTCAGCCTGACCGCGAACGCTTCCGTGGCTTCGACCACAAACTGGCGACCGACATGCGTACCGAAACGGAAATGTTCTTCCAGTCGATCGTCGACGAAGACCGTAACGTTCTCGATCTGTTGCAAGCCAACTACACCTTTTTGAACGAGCGACTGGCGAAGCATTACGGCATCGAAGGTGTCGAGGGAGATCACTTCCGCCGCGTCGAACTGAACGACAACAAGCGAGGCGGTATCCTGACTCAGGCCAGCGTGCTGACGGTGACCTCGAACCCAACTCGAACCAGCCCGGTGAAGCGTGGGAAGTGGATTCTCGACAACGTTCTGGGAACGCCTCCACCGGAAGCGCCGGCGAACGTTCCTTCGCTCGAGTCGCAGAAGAAACTGGCCGGTAGTCTTCGCGAGCGAATGAAGATGCACCGCGAAAATGCCGCGTGTGCTTCGTGCCACGCCAAGATGGATCCGATTGGGTTCTCGCTGGAGAACTACGATGCGATCGGTCAGTGGCGAACGAAAGACGAGGGCTTCGAGATCGACGCCAGTGGCGAGATGCCCGGCGGGACGAAGTTTGCCGGAGCAGACGGTTTGAAGCGTCTGCTGCTGGAAGACAAGAAGGATGAATTCATCCATAACCTGATCAGCAAGACCATGACCTACGCCCTGGGGCGAGGCGTGGAATATTACGACGAATGTGCGATTCAGCAGGTTCAAGGTGAAATGGCCAACAACAACGACAAGTTCTCGGCCATGATTCGCGCGATCGTCCATAGCGAGCCGTTCCAGAAACGTGGCGGCTAAAAGGAGGAACTGACGATGTCCAGTACAATGCTCAGTCGACGAACGATCTTGCGAGGCCTGGGGATCGCGATGGCGATGCCATGGCTGGAAAGCGTCTGCCCTGAGGCACGCGCCGCAAAGGTCGATTCCACGGAAATCAAACCGCCGGTGCGTATGGGCTTTTTCTACGTGCCCAACGGCATGCACATGCCGGACTGGCAACCCAAGTACGAAGGCGAGCTGAAAGAGCTGACGCCGACCCTTTCGCACCTGGCCAAGCATCGTAGCGAGATCATGCCGATCTCTGGCTTCGAGCTGCACAACGGTTGGGCGCTAGGGGATGGCGGTGGTGACCATGCCCGC
This genomic interval from Bremerella sp. JC817 contains the following:
- a CDS encoding 3-hydroxyacyl-ACP dehydratase FabZ family protein; this translates as MRWFWIDKFIEFESGKSAKSVKCVSLAEDHLHDHFPYLPVMPHSLVIEGIAQTGGLLAGEVYDFRERVVLAKVAKATFHTTAHPGDQLTYSVTMNDIRENGAYVSATSHVGETLHAEVEMFFAHLNDKDQDRDLFFPADLLSMLRLLGLYKVGKAKDGSPLQPPEYMIQAENELTKPPSVS
- a CDS encoding beta-ketoacyl-[acyl-carrier-protein] synthase family protein; its protein translation is MTRRVVVTGVGMVNPMGHDVETVWKGLKEGASGVGYTTVFDASNFPTKISAEVKDWDVSKCGEKIADWEKSGRHTRFAIGAAKQAVEASGVMDVIKDPTRFGVYLGCGEGDQDFHTFTNMVVAAISSGNGDWDKSAFIKKGLATLDPRREMEQDPSMPCGHLASLFNAQGPNLNCLTACAASSQAIGEARELIKRGTVDVMLSGGAHSMIHPFGVTGFNLLTALSTRNDEPTRASRPFDRERDGFVLGEGASMVVLEELEHAKARGATIYGEIIGYGTTADAFRITDTHPEGRGGIACMKMAMADAGITPEQVNYVNAHGTSTTVNDKVETLCCKEAFGELAKKIPVSSTKSMMGHLIAAAGVTEAIVCLMAIRDNVLPPTINYENPDDNCDLDYVPNVAREAKVDIALNNSFGFGGQNITLALSRFNG
- a CDS encoding DUF1592 domain-containing protein encodes the protein MLRPIFGCRASGVLILGLSLVCSLSVSQLHAAKRAEMDADYSKKIVPFMQSYCMDCHSGATPEAGLDLEKFRSLEDVTTVGRKKWSSVLDMLVNGTMPPRDYDQPAVEELQSVLTWVQDALSSIDCSSPANPGRETIRRLNRVEYQNTIRDLVGIDYQATQSFPADDVGYGFDNIGDVLSTSPLLFEKFYEAADEIATRAIITDREQLVPKHDLPLAQFKLKQGNPSGRNLTFPSNNTGSYELDVEPGSYTVAIYAYASQSGNEPAKMGVRIGSKTSKTFAVENTTPDSHPMEIKMRVPKGKLPLEVAFLNDHYDPGNPDPRRRDRNLFINRIELRGPDSNLDARYPESHKRIIFVRPGEHGLDELQAAQQVVARFASRAFRRPVTNGEMERLMILYGMAKEDGLNYEGAIREVVVGILCSPNFLFKVEEDTQEGTHALDDYQLATRLSYFLWSTMPDEDLLQQAWKGTLRQNLDVQITRMLADPKAKQLTENFAGQWLEMRKLDIVQPDRERFRGFDHKLATDMRTETEMFFQSIVDEDRNVLDLLQANYTFLNERLAKHYGIEGVEGDHFRRVELNDNKRGGILTQASVLTVTSNPTRTSPVKRGKWILDNVLGTPPPEAPANVPSLESQKKLAGSLRERMKMHRENAACASCHAKMDPIGFSLENYDAIGQWRTKDEGFEIDASGEMPGGTKFAGADGLKRLLLEDKKDEFIHNLISKTMTYALGRGVEYYDECAIQQVQGEMANNNDKFSAMIRAIVHSEPFQKRGG